The Primulina huaijiensis isolate GDHJ02 chromosome 17, ASM1229523v2, whole genome shotgun sequence genome window below encodes:
- the LOC140962581 gene encoding uncharacterized protein encodes MNRNEREEEHHEDLRIEEPRRIPMLEYAQPSLDGARPSIVRPTVRANQFEIKPAIIQMIQNTVQFGGNTLDDPNTHIADFLEICDTFKFNGVSDDAVRLRLFPFSLRDKAKSWLNCLPAGSITTWDDMAKAFHLKYFPPSKTMKLRADITTFSQFEQESLYKAWERYKDLLRRCPHHELPLGLVVQTFYYGLISSNRTMIDAAACGNLLRKTAEEGYELLEEMAASSYHPQSERNTQRRTAGIHQVTDFSAVTAQLEALNRKIDSMNTNGTAMRLQEIFCEKCGGEHYVKDCQDSGPFYVNEEAPVNQVGIQNRPRNDPYSNTYNPGWRQHPNFSWGGQGSQTRPQGGQQYSKQPMYRNETRDEKSNLEQMMSKFISSTETRLQNQDASIKGLENQIGQLAKMIASREPGTLPSNTETNPKEQVKAIELKSGKVLESREKEKIQAGDEQTATSKGKSSNSTPAPTAQSKIVIPPPFPAALKKAKLDAQFGHLSEQEKIGGSHDALCDLGASINLMPFSVFRKLGLGEPKPTRMSLQLADRSVKYPRGVIEDVLVKVDKFIFPADFVVLDMEEDMEMPLILGRPFLATGKALIDVQEGKLRLRVGEEEITFDVFNTLKHTLHADSCYRIDAIDSLVSNYVQDALKDPLEATLTTEMGEDELDEEKVEIVAYFNANHPWRKPMKMRLEDLGERRDLTPPKSSIE; translated from the exons ATGAACAGAAACGAACGTGAGGAGGAGCATCACGAAGATCTAAGGATCGAAGAGCCAAGGCGCATACCCATGCTTGAGTATGCGCAACCGTCGCTTGACGGGGCACGTCCAAGCATAGTGCGCCCAACTGTCAGGGCAAACCAATTTGAGATCAAGCCAGCAATAATTCAAATGATCCAGAACACTGTCCAGTTCGGGGGGAATACGCTGGATGATCCGAACACTCACATCGCCGACTTCTTAGAAATTtgcgatacttttaaatttaatggagtttcaGATGATGCTGTTAGACTACGCTTATTTCCCTTTTCTTTGCGTGATAAAGCTAAATCTTGGTTGAATTGTTTACCTGCAGGTTCAATCACAACTTGGGATGATATGGCCAAGGCATTCCACTTAAAGTACTTTCCTCCATCAAAAACCATGAAGCTGCGAGCGGACATAACCACCTTCTCTCAATTTGAGCAGGAGTCACTCTACAAGGCGTGGGAGCGCTACAAAGACTTATTGCgaagatgcccacatcatgagTTGCCTCTTGGGTTAGTGGTCCAAACTTTTTACTATGGTTTAATTTCATCTAACCGGACCATGATAGATGCTGCGGCCTGCGGAAATCTGTTGAGGAAAACGGCCGAAGAAGGGTATGAGTTACTAGAGGAGATGGCTGCTAGCAGCTATCACCCTCAATCCGAAAGGAACACTCAGCGAAGGACTGCAGGAATACACCAGGTAACTGACTTTTCAGCTGTCACTGCACAATTAGAAGCACTCAACAGGAAAATAGACAGCATGAACACAAACGGGACAGCGATGCGCCTGcaagagatattttgtgaaaaatgcggAGGGGAACACTATGTTAAAGACTGTCAAGACAGTGGCCCTTTCTATGTAAATGAGGAGGCACCAGTGAATCAAGTGGGGATTCAAAACCGTCCGAGGAATGATCCTTATTCAAacacatataatcctggatggagacaacaccccaacttctcatggggtggCCAAGGCAGTCAAACGCGACCACAAGGAGGACAGCAGTATAGTAAGCAACCGATGTATCGAAATGAAACTCGAGATGAAAAATCAAACTTGGAGCAAATGATGTCGAAGTTCATTTCATCCACTGAAACTAGACTCCAAAACCAAGATGCATCGATAAAAGGACTCGAGAATCAGATTGGGCAGTTAGCCAAAATGATAGCCAGTAGAGAGCCAGGCACCTTGCCTAGTAACACGGAGACTAATCCAAAAGAGCAAGTGAAGGCCATTGAGTTGAAGAGTGGAAAGGTTCTAGAGTCacgggaaaaagaaaaaattcaagcAGGGGATGAGCAGACTGCAACATCTAaaggtaagtcttctaactctACACCAGCACCCACTGCACAGTCTAAGATTGTTATCCCTCCACCTTTCCCTGCAGCATTGAAAAAAGCAAAACTAGATGCACAATTCG gaCATCTTAGCGAACAAGAGAAAATTGGAGGATCACATGACG cgttatgtgatcttggtgcaagtatCAACCTCATGCCTTTTTCTGTGTTCAGGAAACTTGGATTGGGAGAACCTAAACCGACAAGGATGTCTTTACAACTGGCTGACAGATCTGTCAAGTATCCAAGAGGAGTGATTGAGGATGTGTTAGTCAAGGTGGACAAATTTATCTTCCCTGCAGATTTTGTGGTGCTCGACATGGAGGAGGATATGGAGATGCCTCTAATTTTGGGGAGACCGTTCCTTGCAACTGGCAAGGCTCTGATAGATGTGCAGGAAGGGAAGTTAAGATTGAGAGTGGGAGAAGAGGAGATTACTTTTGACGTTTTTAATACACTTAAGCACACTTTGCATGCTGATAGTTGTTATAGAATTGATGCTATTGATTCTCTTGTGTCTAACTATGTGCAAGATGCTCTTAAGGACCCTTTGGAGGCCACTCTCACTACTGAAATGGGAGAAGATGAATTGGATGAAGAAAAAGTTGAAATAGTGGCATACTTTAACGCCAACCATCCATGGAGAAAGCCCATGAAGATGCGACTAGAGGATTTAGGAGAGCGAAGAGATTTGACACCGCCAAAGTCAAGTATTGAATAA